From the genome of Acidobacteriota bacterium, one region includes:
- a CDS encoding 2-oxoacid:acceptor oxidoreductase subunit alpha has product MAIAQTQTFVPQQEGVQTSVVNDLSIQVATVNGSGSQSSNNVLMRSIFQMGIPTSGKNLFPSNIAGLPTWFTIRASKRGYVGCKREVDILIAMNVQTAREDVETLDPGRVVLYEERLKLSGIRDDLIYYPVPFSKLAAEVVRIPRLRKLVANMAYVGSVAELLGIEMEQVEVAIAKWFKKKQKAIDLNIRIAHMGAQYVRDHLPKRDPYRLERMDKTRGKIIIDGNSACALGAMFGGVTVVTWYPITPASSLGEALTNYLQQYRTDPETGKATFAVVQAEDELAALGMAIGAGWSGARSMTSTSGPGISLMSEFTGLAYFAEIPCVIFDVQRVGPSTGLPTRTAQGDILALHSLSHGDTAHPVLLPGDMEECFEMARQAFDLAERLQQPVFVGSDLDLGMNNWMCDPFEYPTEPPDRGKVLTAADLERAGEFARYRDLDGDGIPYRTLPGTEHPLASYFTRGSGHNDSAGYSERPEDYVQLMDRLKRKYDTARELVPQPVVDLREEAVIGIIAYGSSDSAMGECRDQLLEEFGIEINYLRLRALPLSSALKDFVAVCRRVYVVEQNRDGQMADLIQLELGEAGTKIRKICHYTGLPLDARFVTEQVIAAERPS; this is encoded by the coding sequence TTGGCCATCGCACAGACCCAAACCTTCGTTCCCCAGCAGGAAGGCGTCCAGACCAGCGTGGTGAACGACCTCAGTATTCAGGTCGCCACGGTGAACGGTTCCGGAAGCCAGAGCTCCAACAACGTGCTGATGCGGTCCATCTTCCAGATGGGCATCCCCACCAGCGGCAAGAACCTATTCCCCTCCAATATCGCGGGACTGCCCACGTGGTTCACCATTCGCGCATCCAAACGAGGCTACGTCGGCTGCAAGCGGGAAGTGGACATCCTGATTGCGATGAACGTGCAGACGGCCCGTGAGGACGTGGAAACGCTGGACCCGGGCCGGGTCGTGCTCTACGAAGAGCGTCTCAAGCTCTCCGGGATCCGGGATGACTTGATCTATTATCCCGTTCCGTTCAGCAAGTTGGCGGCGGAAGTGGTTCGGATTCCCAGACTGCGCAAGTTGGTGGCCAACATGGCCTACGTGGGTTCCGTGGCCGAGTTGCTGGGCATCGAGATGGAACAGGTGGAGGTGGCGATCGCCAAGTGGTTCAAGAAGAAGCAGAAAGCCATCGACCTGAACATCCGGATTGCCCACATGGGGGCTCAGTATGTGAGGGATCATCTTCCCAAGCGCGATCCGTACCGGCTGGAAAGGATGGACAAGACCCGGGGCAAGATCATCATCGACGGAAATTCCGCCTGCGCCCTCGGCGCCATGTTCGGTGGAGTCACCGTGGTGACCTGGTATCCCATCACCCCGGCCAGCAGTCTGGGAGAAGCTCTCACCAATTACCTGCAGCAGTATCGAACCGACCCCGAGACGGGAAAAGCCACCTTTGCAGTCGTCCAGGCCGAGGATGAGTTGGCGGCCCTCGGTATGGCCATCGGGGCCGGATGGTCGGGCGCCAGATCCATGACTTCGACCTCGGGTCCGGGCATCTCGTTGATGAGCGAATTTACGGGACTGGCCTATTTTGCCGAGATCCCGTGCGTTATTTTCGACGTTCAGCGGGTCGGTCCCAGCACGGGCCTGCCGACACGCACCGCCCAGGGCGACATCCTGGCGTTGCACAGCCTCTCGCACGGGGACACGGCTCATCCTGTCCTGCTGCCCGGGGACATGGAGGAGTGTTTCGAGATGGCCCGGCAGGCTTTCGACCTGGCGGAGCGGCTGCAGCAGCCGGTCTTCGTCGGCTCGGATCTGGATCTGGGCATGAACAACTGGATGTGCGATCCCTTCGAATATCCCACCGAGCCACCGGACAGGGGGAAGGTCCTGACGGCGGCCGACTTGGAGCGCGCCGGGGAGTTTGCCCGTTACCGCGACTTGGACGGGGACGGAATCCCCTATCGCACGCTTCCGGGCACGGAACATCCCCTGGCCTCCTATTTCACCCGCGGGAGCGGCCACAACGACAGTGCCGGCTACAGTGAGCGGCCCGAGGACTACGTCCAGCTCATGGACCGTCTGAAGCGAAAGTACGATACGGCGAGGGAGCTGGTGCCGCAGCCCGTGGTCGACTTGCGAGAAGAGGCGGTGATCGGCATCATCGCCTACGGGTCGTCGGACTCGGCCATGGGGGAGTGCCGGGACCAGCTTCTTGAGGAGTTTGGGATCGAGATCAATTACCTCCGGCTTAGAGCCCTGCCGTTGAGTTCCGCGTTGAAGGACTTCGTCGCCGTTTGCCGGAGGGTATACGTCGTCGAGCAGAATCGGGACGGCCAGATGGCCGATCTGATCCAACTGGAGTTGGGAGAGGCGGGCACCAAGATTCGCAAAATCTGTCACTACACCGGACTTCCGCTGGATGCCCGTTTCGTCACCGAACAGGTGATCGCTGCAGAGCGTCCATCCTGA
- a CDS encoding radical SAM protein: MSPRLDLVESLAAKYRDLPREVVIKEDLLRTGIAFSKDALAIASGYKPKAYFIFSFDLVPITAMEQQENLHAPEEICLTGGAGNFRRTIVSVRLNPGSPYRIDCSEDGRLILILDGVEICGVEFPAVPEYYKSTLASGKPITDIAPSIEWGYLLYLTVFRICQYFGRKVECQFCDINENYRQQRRSGRSYTGVKTIEEILEALEIIQDTDSISKAYTVTGGSITSKLDGQEEIDFYVRYPEAIEERFPGRWLGKVVVQALSRESVRRFKDAGVRIYHPNYEVWDARLFEIICPGKAQYIGRDEWIRRILDAAEVFGPSHVIPNFVAGIEMAQPAGFTSVEEALASTGEGLDFFMSRGVAPRFTTWCPEPLSVLGKSNPGGAPLEYHLGLLRVWRDTHERYRLPVPPGYGKPGIGNAVFSVSSFMDVIREAPAVRPGDSPDGNGKPGSANSSAA; the protein is encoded by the coding sequence GTGAGCCCACGCCTGGATCTGGTCGAATCGCTGGCCGCGAAATATCGGGACCTGCCGCGCGAAGTCGTCATCAAAGAGGACCTCCTGCGAACGGGGATCGCTTTTTCCAAGGATGCCCTGGCCATCGCGTCCGGGTACAAACCCAAGGCCTATTTCATCTTCTCCTTCGATCTCGTGCCCATCACCGCGATGGAGCAGCAGGAGAACCTGCATGCGCCCGAAGAGATCTGCCTGACCGGCGGGGCGGGGAATTTCCGGCGAACCATCGTTTCGGTCCGGCTGAATCCGGGGTCCCCCTACCGCATCGACTGCTCAGAGGACGGGAGGCTGATCCTGATCCTGGATGGAGTGGAGATCTGCGGCGTGGAGTTTCCGGCGGTTCCCGAGTATTACAAGTCCACACTTGCCAGCGGCAAGCCCATAACCGACATCGCGCCGAGCATCGAATGGGGGTATCTCCTCTATCTCACCGTCTTCCGGATCTGCCAGTACTTCGGACGCAAGGTGGAGTGCCAGTTCTGCGACATCAACGAGAACTATCGGCAGCAGCGAAGGTCGGGCCGTTCCTATACCGGCGTGAAGACGATTGAGGAGATTCTGGAGGCGCTCGAGATCATTCAGGACACCGATTCGATCAGCAAGGCCTACACGGTGACCGGGGGCAGCATCACCTCAAAGTTGGATGGCCAGGAGGAGATCGACTTTTACGTCCGCTACCCGGAAGCCATCGAAGAGCGGTTTCCGGGCCGCTGGCTGGGCAAGGTGGTGGTCCAGGCGCTGTCCCGGGAGTCGGTCCGGCGCTTCAAGGATGCCGGCGTCCGGATCTACCATCCCAACTACGAGGTGTGGGACGCCAGGCTCTTCGAGATCATCTGTCCGGGCAAGGCCCAATACATCGGACGGGACGAGTGGATTCGGCGGATCCTGGATGCGGCCGAGGTGTTCGGCCCGTCCCACGTCATCCCCAATTTCGTCGCCGGAATCGAGATGGCTCAGCCCGCCGGATTCACCAGCGTCGAGGAGGCGCTGGCCTCCACCGGCGAGGGTCTCGATTTCTTCATGAGCCGAGGCGTGGCGCCCCGTTTTACCACTTGGTGTCCGGAACCGCTGAGCGTTCTGGGGAAGTCCAATCCCGGAGGAGCCCCTCTCGAGTATCACCTGGGGCTGTTGAGGGTCTGGCGGGACACCCATGAACGTTACCGGCTCCCGGTCCCGCCGGGTTACGGCAAACCGGGCATCGGCAATGCCGTTTTTTCCGTCTCTTCCTTCATGGACGTCATTCGTGAAGCGCCTGCGGTCCGGCCCGGCGATTCCCCCGACGGGAACGGGAAACCAGGGTCAGCAAACTCCTCAGCAGCTTGA
- the carB gene encoding carbamoyl-phosphate synthase large subunit, which produces MPRRDDIEKILIIGSGPIVIGQACEFDYSGTQACKALMQDGFQVILVNSNPATIMTDPEVAVRTYVEPLTPEYVGEIIRRERPDAILPTVGGQTGLNVSVQLSESGLLREMGVDMIGANLDAIQMAEDRRLFRAAMEEIGLQVPSSGFATSLKESQEILEKVGLPAVIRPSFTLGGTGGGIAFNTEEFQEISDRGIQLSPIGEILVEESVLGWKEFELEVMRDLNDNVVIICSIENFDPMGVHTGDSITVAPAQTLTDREYQTMRDAAIQIIRKIGVDTGGSNIQFAVNPDDGRMVVIEMNPRVSRSSALASKATGFPIAKVAAKLAVGYTLDEIPNDITLKTPASFEPTLDYVVVKIPRWNFEKFPQSEPLLGTQMKSVGEVMAIGRTFREALLKGVRSLETDKTLFAEQTCPTRINEHLVRPNPSRLAHVFLAFEHGYTRDRIFELTGIDHWFLQQIERLLNQIKELEGNRPETLGPARLARAKKNGFSDLWLSQILSRNRESGSRAVTERDVWKFRRDHGIGPVFKRVDTCAAEFESYTPYMYSSYEFEDEADPGDGKKIVILGSGPNRIGQGIEFDYCCCHASFALKEEGYETIMVNCNPETVSTDYDTSDRLYFEPLTFEDVMAVVQREQPDGVVVQLGGQTPLKLALPLFEAGVPIVGTSPQSIDLAEDRERFERLLRELSINRPENGTALSIEQARKIGRRIGYPLLVRPSYVLGGRAMAIVYDEASLDGYVSSAVDVSPQRPILIDKFLEDAREYDVDALADGENVIIAGIMEHIEEAGIHSGDSTSVLPPIIIEEEHLETMRDYTRRLGEALQVVGLMNIQFAVVEERVYVLEVNPRASRTIPFVSKATGIPLAKVGARLMIGRKLSELGLTRDLDVTSCFVKTPVFPFAKFPGVDTILGPEMRSTGEVMGGDESFGYAYAKAQTSAGNHLPKSGVVFLSVNERDKRYVITIAQDFQRLGFQVVATSGTAKVLALSGMEVETVYKVNEGRPNVVDLIKSKKIHLVVNTPLGRESFFDEKAIRRACIQYGTPCITTLSAAAAAVSAIRALQREEIRIKSLQEYHELRNNPAESLFQR; this is translated from the coding sequence ATGCCCAGGCGAGACGACATTGAGAAGATCCTGATCATCGGCTCGGGCCCCATTGTCATCGGCCAGGCCTGCGAGTTCGATTATTCCGGGACCCAGGCCTGCAAGGCCCTGATGCAGGACGGGTTCCAGGTCATCCTGGTCAACTCCAACCCCGCCACCATCATGACCGACCCGGAAGTCGCGGTCCGGACCTACGTGGAGCCGCTGACGCCGGAATACGTCGGCGAAATCATCAGGCGGGAACGCCCCGATGCCATATTGCCCACCGTGGGCGGGCAGACCGGCCTCAATGTCTCGGTTCAACTCAGCGAGAGCGGCCTGCTCCGGGAGATGGGCGTCGACATGATCGGCGCCAATCTGGATGCGATTCAGATGGCGGAGGACCGGCGCCTTTTCCGCGCGGCCATGGAGGAAATCGGGCTCCAGGTCCCCAGTTCCGGTTTTGCCACCAGTTTGAAGGAGAGCCAGGAGATTCTGGAAAAGGTGGGGCTTCCCGCCGTGATCCGTCCCTCCTTTACGTTGGGAGGCACCGGCGGCGGCATCGCCTTCAACACCGAGGAATTTCAGGAGATCTCGGACCGGGGAATCCAGCTTTCGCCCATCGGCGAGATCCTGGTCGAAGAATCGGTTCTGGGATGGAAGGAATTCGAGCTGGAGGTGATGCGCGACCTGAACGACAACGTGGTCATCATCTGCTCCATCGAGAATTTCGATCCCATGGGTGTCCACACCGGGGATTCCATCACCGTGGCTCCCGCACAGACCCTCACCGACCGGGAATACCAGACGATGCGGGATGCGGCCATCCAAATCATCCGCAAGATCGGAGTGGACACGGGCGGCTCGAACATCCAGTTCGCCGTCAATCCGGACGACGGGCGAATGGTGGTCATCGAGATGAATCCCCGGGTGAGCCGGAGTTCGGCGCTGGCTTCCAAGGCCACCGGCTTTCCCATTGCCAAGGTCGCTGCGAAGCTGGCGGTGGGTTACACGCTGGATGAGATTCCCAACGACATCACCCTCAAGACGCCCGCCTCCTTCGAGCCCACCTTGGACTACGTGGTCGTGAAGATTCCGCGCTGGAATTTCGAGAAGTTTCCCCAATCCGAACCGTTGCTGGGGACGCAGATGAAGTCGGTCGGGGAAGTGATGGCCATCGGCAGGACCTTCCGCGAAGCCCTTCTCAAAGGAGTCCGGTCCCTGGAGACGGACAAGACGCTGTTTGCCGAGCAGACCTGTCCCACGCGCATCAACGAGCACTTGGTTCGTCCCAATCCGAGCCGTCTCGCTCACGTTTTCCTGGCCTTCGAGCATGGATACACCCGGGACCGGATCTTCGAGCTCACCGGCATCGATCACTGGTTTCTGCAGCAGATCGAGCGGCTGCTGAACCAGATCAAGGAACTCGAGGGGAACCGTCCGGAGACCCTCGGTCCGGCCAGGCTGGCTCGCGCCAAGAAAAACGGCTTCTCCGACCTTTGGCTTTCTCAGATCCTGAGCCGCAACCGGGAATCCGGGAGTCGCGCCGTTACCGAACGAGACGTCTGGAAATTCAGGAGAGACCACGGAATCGGTCCTGTCTTCAAGCGCGTCGACACCTGTGCGGCCGAGTTTGAGTCCTACACGCCTTACATGTATTCCAGTTACGAGTTCGAGGATGAAGCGGACCCGGGCGACGGCAAGAAGATCGTGATCCTGGGGAGTGGACCCAACCGGATCGGTCAGGGGATCGAGTTCGACTACTGCTGCTGCCACGCCTCCTTCGCTCTCAAGGAGGAGGGGTACGAGACCATCATGGTCAACTGCAACCCGGAGACGGTTTCCACCGACTACGACACCTCGGACCGCCTCTACTTCGAGCCCTTGACCTTCGAGGACGTGATGGCGGTGGTGCAGCGGGAACAACCGGACGGCGTCGTGGTTCAGTTGGGCGGTCAGACCCCTCTGAAATTGGCGCTGCCCCTTTTCGAGGCCGGGGTTCCCATCGTCGGAACCTCTCCCCAGTCCATCGACCTGGCCGAGGATCGGGAGCGTTTCGAGCGGCTCCTTCGGGAACTGAGCATCAACCGGCCCGAGAACGGCACCGCCCTGTCCATCGAGCAGGCGCGCAAGATCGGCCGCCGTATCGGTTACCCGCTCCTGGTTCGACCCTCCTACGTGCTGGGCGGGCGAGCCATGGCCATCGTCTATGACGAGGCCTCTCTGGACGGGTACGTCAGCTCAGCCGTGGACGTCTCGCCCCAACGCCCCATCCTGATCGACAAGTTCCTGGAAGATGCCCGGGAATATGACGTGGACGCCCTGGCCGACGGCGAGAACGTGATCATCGCCGGGATCATGGAGCACATCGAGGAGGCGGGCATCCACTCGGGGGACAGCACGTCGGTCCTGCCGCCCATCATCATCGAGGAAGAGCACCTGGAGACCATGCGGGACTACACGCGGCGCCTGGGGGAAGCGCTCCAGGTCGTGGGCCTCATGAATATTCAGTTCGCGGTGGTGGAGGAGCGCGTCTACGTCCTGGAGGTGAACCCGCGGGCCAGCCGCACCATCCCCTTCGTGAGCAAGGCCACCGGAATCCCGCTGGCCAAGGTGGGCGCCAGGCTCATGATCGGAAGAAAGCTCTCCGAGCTGGGGCTGACTCGGGATCTGGACGTCACCAGTTGCTTCGTGAAGACCCCGGTTTTTCCCTTTGCCAAGTTTCCCGGCGTCGACACGATCCTGGGACCGGAAATGCGGTCGACGGGGGAGGTCATGGGGGGAGACGAGTCCTTCGGATACGCTTACGCCAAGGCTCAGACCAGCGCCGGCAACCACCTGCCAAAGTCCGGAGTCGTCTTCCTGAGCGTCAACGAGCGGGACAAGCGCTACGTCATCACCATCGCCCAGGATTTTCAGCGCCTGGGTTTCCAGGTGGTGGCCACCAGCGGCACTGCCAAGGTCCTGGCGCTGTCGGGAATGGAAGTGGAGACGGTCTACAAGGTGAACGAGGGGCGGCCCAACGTGGTGGATCTGATCAAGAGCAAGAAGATCCACCTGGTGGTGAACACCCCCTTGGGCCGGGAGTCCTTCTTCGACGAAAAGGCCATTCGGCGGGCATGCATCCAGTACGGCACCCCCTGCATCACCACGCTCTCTGCCGCGGCCGCGGCCGTCAGCGCCATCCGGGCACTGCAGCGGGAAGAGATCCGGATCAAGAGCCTTCAGGAGTACCATGAACTCCGCAACAATCCGGCGGAATCCCTGTTCCAGCGCTGA
- a CDS encoding RNA methyltransferase — MPRDHLHFILVRTRFASNLGAAARILKNMGFSRLVLIRPRCEVGAEARMMAMKGADLVDHAVYYPSLREAKREIRIMAGTTARSPKTGTRRVGSRTLAGELAPRYGSAPLGIVFGPEDNGLSRDELRLCEWLVEIPTSGDYPVLNLAQAVGLVAYDLHMAGLEPDDSPFLNLADPAEFRSLIARLEIVLRSAGLPPHLSRQRILARLNRILGRAQLEKEDVKLLRSLLTLVSRSRRGNRRAGPQALHE, encoded by the coding sequence ATGCCCAGGGACCATCTCCACTTCATTCTGGTCCGAACCCGGTTCGCCTCCAATCTGGGCGCGGCCGCCCGCATCCTGAAGAACATGGGATTCAGCCGCCTGGTCCTGATCCGGCCCCGTTGCGAGGTCGGGGCCGAGGCCCGCATGATGGCCATGAAGGGAGCCGATCTGGTGGACCACGCCGTCTACTATCCCTCCCTCCGCGAGGCGAAGCGGGAGATTCGGATTATGGCAGGGACCACGGCGAGATCGCCGAAGACAGGAACCCGCCGCGTCGGCAGCCGCACGCTGGCCGGCGAACTGGCCCCCCGATACGGGTCCGCACCGCTGGGCATCGTTTTCGGACCCGAAGACAACGGCCTGTCGAGGGACGAGCTCCGGCTCTGTGAATGGCTGGTGGAAATCCCCACGTCCGGGGACTATCCGGTCCTGAATCTGGCTCAGGCAGTGGGCCTCGTGGCCTACGACCTCCACATGGCGGGTCTTGAGCCGGATGATTCTCCGTTTCTGAACCTCGCAGACCCGGCGGAATTCCGGTCGTTGATCGCTCGCCTGGAGATCGTCCTCAGATCGGCCGGCCTCCCCCCGCACCTGTCCCGGCAGCGGATCCTGGCCCGCTTGAACAGAATCCTGGGACGCGCGCAGTTGGAAAAGGAGGACGTCAAGCTGCTGAGGAGTTTGCTGACCCTGGTTTCCCGTTCCCGTCGGGGGAATCGCCGGGCCGGACCGCAGGCGCTTCACGAATGA